The proteins below are encoded in one region of Pongo pygmaeus isolate AG05252 chromosome 20, NHGRI_mPonPyg2-v2.0_pri, whole genome shotgun sequence:
- the LOC129021027 gene encoding LOW QUALITY PROTEIN: probable G-protein coupled receptor 32 (The sequence of the model RefSeq protein was modified relative to this genomic sequence to represent the inferred CDS: deleted 2 bases in 1 codon), protein MNGVSEGIRGCSDRQPGVLTLDRSCSRKMNSSGCLSEEVGSLRPLTVAVLSASFVVGVLGNGLVLWMTVFRMARTVSTVCFFHLAVADFMLSLSLPIAMYYIVSRQWLLGEWACKLYITFVFLSYFASNCLLVFISVDRCISVLYPVWALNHRTVQRASWLAFGVWLLAAALCSAHLKFRTTRKWNGCTHCYLAFNSENETAQIWIEGVVEGHIIGTIGHFLLGFLGPLAIIGTCAHLIRAKLLREGWVHANRPKRLLLVLVSAFFIFWSPFNVVLLVHLWRRVMLKEIYHPGMLLILQASFALGCVNSSLNPFLYVFVGRDFQEKFFQSLTSALARAFGEEEFLSSCPRGNAPGE, encoded by the exons ATGAATGGGGTCTCGGAGGGGATCAGGGGCTGCAGTGACAGGCAACCTGGGGTCCTGACACTTGATCGCTCTTGTTCCAGGAAGATGAACTCTTCCGGATGCCTGTCTGAGGAAGTGGGGTCCCTCCGCCCGCTGACTGTGGCTGTCCTGTCTGCGTCCTTTGTCGTCGGAGTGCTGGGCAATGGGCTGGTGCTGTGGATGACTGTCTTCCGTATGGCACGCACGGTCTCCACCGTCTGCTTCTTCCACCTGGCCGTTGCCGATTTCATGCTGTCGCTGTCTCTGCCCATTGCCATGTACTATATTGTCTCCAGGCAGTGGCTCCTCGGAGAGTGGGCCTGCAAACTCTACATCACCTTTGTGTTCCTCAGTTACTTTGCCAGTAACTGCCTCCTTGTCTTCATCTCTGTGGACCGTTGCATCTCTGTCCTCTACCCCGTCTGGGCCCTGAACCACCGCACTGTGCAGCGGGCGAGCTGGCTGGCCTTCGGGGTGTGGCTCCTGGCTGCCGCCTTGTGCTCTGCGCACCTGAAATTCCGGACAACCAGAAAATGGAATGGCTGTACGCACTGCTACTTGGCGTTCAACTCGGAGAATGAGACTGCCCAGATTTGGATTGAAGGGGTCGTGGAGGGACACATTATAGGGACCATTGGCCACTTCCTGCTGGGCTTCCTGGGGCCCTTAGCAATCATAGGCACCTGCGCCCACCTCATCCGGGCCAAGCTCTTGCGGGAGGGCTGGGTCCACGCCAACCGGCCCAAGAGGCTGCTGCTGGTGCTGGTGAGCGCTTTCTTTATCTTCTGGTCCCCGTTTAACGTGGTGCTTTTGGTCCATCTGTGGCGACGGGTGATGCTCAAGGAAATCTACCACCCCGGGATGCTGCTCATCCTCCAGGCTAGCTTTGCTTTGGGCTGTGTCAATAGCAGCCTCAACCCCTTCCTCTACGTCTTCGTTGGCAGAGATTTCCAAGAAAAGTTTTTCCAGTCTTTGACTTCTGCCCTGGCCAGGGCGTTTGGAGAGGAGGAGTTTCTC TCATCCTGCCCCCGTGGCAACGCCCCCGGGGAATGA